The following proteins are co-located in the Symphalangus syndactylus isolate Jambi chromosome 21, NHGRI_mSymSyn1-v2.1_pri, whole genome shotgun sequence genome:
- the IL17RC gene encoding interleukin-17 receptor C isoform X8 — MPVPWFLLSLALGRSPVVLSLERLVGPQDATHCSPGLSCHLWGSDILCLPGDIMPAPGPVLAPTHLQTELVLRCPKETDCDLCVRVAVHLAVHGHWEEPEDEEKFGGAADPGEEEPRNASLQAQVVLSFQAYPTARCVLLEVQVPAALVQFGQSVGSVVYDCFEAALGSEVRIWSYTQPRYEKELNLTQQLPALPWLNVSADGDNVHLVLNVSEEQHFGLSLYWNQVQGPPKPRWHKNLTGPQIITLNHTDLVPCLCIQVWPLEPDSVRTNICPFREDPRAHRNLWRAARLRLLTLQSWLLDAPCSLPAEAALCWRALGGDPCQPLVPPLSWENVTVDVNSWKKLQLQECLWADSLGPLKDDVLLLETRDPQDNRSLCALEPSGCTSLPSKASTRAARLGEYLLQDLQSGQCLQLWDDDLGALWACPMDKYIHKRWALVWLACLLFAAALSLILLLKKDHAKGWLRLLKQDVRSWGGAVTAAGGRAALLLYSADDSGFERLVGALASALCQLPLRVAVDLWSRRELSAQGPVAWFHAQRRQTLQEGGVVVLLFSPGAVALCSEWLQDGVSEPGAHGPHDAFRASLSCVLPDFLQGWAPGRYVGACFDRLLHPDAVPALFRTVPVFTLPSQLPDFLAALQQPRAPRSARLQERAEQVSRALQPALDSYFHSPGTPAPGRGVGAGAGDGT; from the exons ATGCCTGTGCCCTGGTTCTTGCTGTCCTTGGCACTGGGCCGAAGCCCAGTGGTCCTTTCTCTGGAGAGGCTTGTGGGGCCTCAGGACGCTACCCACTGCTCTCCG ggCCTCTCCTGCCACCTCTGGG GCAGTGACATACTCTGCCTGCCTGGGGACATCATGCCTGCTCCGGGCCCCGTGCTGGCACCTACGCACCTGCAGACAGAGCTGGTGCTGAGGTGCCCCAAGGAGACCGACTGTGACCTCTGTGTGCGTGTGGCTGTCCACTTGGCCGTGCATG GGCACTGGGAAGAGcctgaagatgaggaaaagtttgGAGGAGCAGCTGACCCAGGGGAGGAAGAGCCTAGGAATG CCTCTCTCCAGGCCCAAGTCGTGCTCTCCTTCCAGGCCTACCCTACTGCCCGCTGCGTCCTGCTGGAGGTGCAAGTGCCTGCTGCCCTTGTGCAGTTTGGTCAGTCTGTG GGCTCTGTGGTATATGACTGCTTCGAGGCTGCCCTAGGGAGTGAGGTACGAATCTGGTCCTATACTCAGCCCAGGTACGAGAAGGAACTCAACCTCACACAGCAGCTGCCTG ccctgccctggctCAATGTGTCAGCAGATGGTGACAACGTGCATCTGGTTCTGAATGTCTCTGAAGAGCAGCACTTCGGCCTCTCCCTGTACTGGAATCAGGTCCAGGGCCCCCCAAAACCCCGGTGGCACAAAAACCTG ACTGGACCGCAGATCATTACCTTGAACCACACAGACCTGGTTCCCTGCCTCTGTATTCAG GTGTGGCCTCTGGAACCTGACTCTGTTAGGACGAACATCTGCCCCTTCAGGGAGG ACCCCCGCGCACACCGGAACCTCTGGCGAGCCGCCCGACTGCGACTGCTGACCCTGCAGAGCTGGCTGCTGGACGCACCGTGCTCGCTGCCCGCAGAAGCGGCACTGTGCTGGCGGGCTCTGGGTGGGGACCCCTGCCAGCCACTGGTCCCACCGCTTTCCTGGGAGAATGTCACTGTGGAC GTGAACAGCTGGAAGAAGCTGCAGCTGCAGGAGTGCTTGTGGGCTG ACTCCCTGGGGCCTCTCAAAGACGATGTGCTACTGTTGGAGACACGAGACCCCCAGGACAACAGATCCCTCTGTGCCTTGGAACCCAGTGGCTGTACTTCACTACCCAGCAAAGCCTCCACG AGGGCAGCTCGCCTTGGAGAGTACTTACTACAAGACCTGCAGTCAGGCCAGTGTCTGCAG CTATGGGATGATGACTTGGGAGCGCTATGGGCCTGCCCCATGGACAAAT ACATCCACAAGCGCTGGGCCCTCGTGTGGCTGGCCTGCCTACTCTTTGCCGCTGCGCTTTCCCTCATCCTCCTTCTCAAAAAGGATCACGCGAAAG GGTGGCTGAGGCTCTTGAAACAGGACGTCCGCTCGTGGGGGGGGGCGGTGA CGGCCGCCGGGGGCCGCGCGGCTCTGCTCCTCTACTCAGCCGATGACTCGGGCTTCGAGCGCCTGGTGGGCGCCCTGGCGTCGGCGCTGTGCCAGCTGCCGCTGCGCGTGGCCGTAGACCTGTGGAGCCGTCGTGAACTGAGTGCGCAGGGGCCCGTGGCTTGGTTCCACGCGCAGCGGCGCCAGACCCTGCAGGAGGGCGGCGTGGTGGTCTTGCTCTTCTCGCCCGGTGCGGTGGCGCTGTGCAGCGAGTGGCTACAGGACGGGGTGTCCGAGCCCGGGGCGCACGGCCCGCACGACGCCTTCCGCGCCTCGCTCAGCTGCGTGCTGCCCGACTTCTTGCAGGGCTGGGCGCCCGGCCGCTACGTGGGGGCCTGCTTCGACAGGCTGCTCCACCCGGACGCCGTACCCGCCCTTTTCCGCACCGTGCCCGTCTTCACACTGCCCTCCCAACTGCCGGACTTCCTGGCGGCCCTGCAGCAGCCCCGCGCCCCGCGTTCCGCGCGGCTCCAAGAGAGAGCGGAGCAAGTGTCCCGGGCCCTTCAGCCAGCCCTGGATAGCTACTTCCATTCCCCGGGGACTCCCGCGCCGGGACGCGGGgtgggagctggggctggggacGGGACTTAA
- the IL17RC gene encoding interleukin-17 receptor C isoform X4, whose protein sequence is MPVPWFLLSLALGRSPVVLSLERLVGPQDATHCSPGLSCHLWGSDILCLPGDIMPAPGPVLAPTHLQTELVLRCPKETDCDLCVRVAVHLAVHGHWEEPEDEEKFGGAADPGEEEPRNASLQAQVVLSFQAYPTARCVLLEVQVPAALVQFGQSVGSVVYDCFEAALGSEVRIWSYTQPRYEKELNLTQQLPDCRGLEVRNSIPSCWALPWLNVSADGDNVHLVLNVSEEQHFGLSLYWNQTGPQIITLNHTDLVPCLCIQVWPLEPDSVRTNICPFREDPRAHRNLWRAARLRLLTLQSWLLDAPCSLPAEAALCWRALGGDPCQPLVPPLSWENVTVDKVLEFPLLKGHPNLCVQVNSWKKLQLQECLWADSLGPLKDDVLLLETRDPQDNRSLCALEPSGCTSLPSKASTRAARLGEYLLQDLQSGQCLQLWDDDLGALWACPMDKYIHKRWALVWLACLLFAAALSLILLLKKDHAKAAAGGRAALLLYSADDSGFERLVGALASALCQLPLRVAVDLWSRRELSAQGPVAWFHAQRRQTLQEGGVVVLLFSPGAVALCSEWLQDGVSEPGAHGPHDAFRASLSCVLPDFLQGWAPGRYVGACFDRLLHPDAVPALFRTVPVFTLPSQLPDFLAALQQPRAPRSARLQERAEQVSRALQPALDSYFHSPGTPAPGRGVGAGAGDGT, encoded by the exons ATGCCTGTGCCCTGGTTCTTGCTGTCCTTGGCACTGGGCCGAAGCCCAGTGGTCCTTTCTCTGGAGAGGCTTGTGGGGCCTCAGGACGCTACCCACTGCTCTCCG ggCCTCTCCTGCCACCTCTGGG GCAGTGACATACTCTGCCTGCCTGGGGACATCATGCCTGCTCCGGGCCCCGTGCTGGCACCTACGCACCTGCAGACAGAGCTGGTGCTGAGGTGCCCCAAGGAGACCGACTGTGACCTCTGTGTGCGTGTGGCTGTCCACTTGGCCGTGCATG GGCACTGGGAAGAGcctgaagatgaggaaaagtttgGAGGAGCAGCTGACCCAGGGGAGGAAGAGCCTAGGAATG CCTCTCTCCAGGCCCAAGTCGTGCTCTCCTTCCAGGCCTACCCTACTGCCCGCTGCGTCCTGCTGGAGGTGCAAGTGCCTGCTGCCCTTGTGCAGTTTGGTCAGTCTGTG GGCTCTGTGGTATATGACTGCTTCGAGGCTGCCCTAGGGAGTGAGGTACGAATCTGGTCCTATACTCAGCCCAGGTACGAGAAGGAACTCAACCTCACACAGCAGCTGCCTG ACTGCAGGGGGCTCGAAGTCCGGAACAGCATCCCGAGCTGCTGGG ccctgccctggctCAATGTGTCAGCAGATGGTGACAACGTGCATCTGGTTCTGAATGTCTCTGAAGAGCAGCACTTCGGCCTCTCCCTGTACTGGAATCAG ACTGGACCGCAGATCATTACCTTGAACCACACAGACCTGGTTCCCTGCCTCTGTATTCAG GTGTGGCCTCTGGAACCTGACTCTGTTAGGACGAACATCTGCCCCTTCAGGGAGG ACCCCCGCGCACACCGGAACCTCTGGCGAGCCGCCCGACTGCGACTGCTGACCCTGCAGAGCTGGCTGCTGGACGCACCGTGCTCGCTGCCCGCAGAAGCGGCACTGTGCTGGCGGGCTCTGGGTGGGGACCCCTGCCAGCCACTGGTCCCACCGCTTTCCTGGGAGAATGTCACTGTGGAC AAGGTTCTCGAGTTTCCATTGCTGAAAGGCCACCCTAACCTCTGTGTTCAG GTGAACAGCTGGAAGAAGCTGCAGCTGCAGGAGTGCTTGTGGGCTG ACTCCCTGGGGCCTCTCAAAGACGATGTGCTACTGTTGGAGACACGAGACCCCCAGGACAACAGATCCCTCTGTGCCTTGGAACCCAGTGGCTGTACTTCACTACCCAGCAAAGCCTCCACG AGGGCAGCTCGCCTTGGAGAGTACTTACTACAAGACCTGCAGTCAGGCCAGTGTCTGCAG CTATGGGATGATGACTTGGGAGCGCTATGGGCCTGCCCCATGGACAAAT ACATCCACAAGCGCTGGGCCCTCGTGTGGCTGGCCTGCCTACTCTTTGCCGCTGCGCTTTCCCTCATCCTCCTTCTCAAAAAGGATCACGCGAAAG CGGCCGCCGGGGGCCGCGCGGCTCTGCTCCTCTACTCAGCCGATGACTCGGGCTTCGAGCGCCTGGTGGGCGCCCTGGCGTCGGCGCTGTGCCAGCTGCCGCTGCGCGTGGCCGTAGACCTGTGGAGCCGTCGTGAACTGAGTGCGCAGGGGCCCGTGGCTTGGTTCCACGCGCAGCGGCGCCAGACCCTGCAGGAGGGCGGCGTGGTGGTCTTGCTCTTCTCGCCCGGTGCGGTGGCGCTGTGCAGCGAGTGGCTACAGGACGGGGTGTCCGAGCCCGGGGCGCACGGCCCGCACGACGCCTTCCGCGCCTCGCTCAGCTGCGTGCTGCCCGACTTCTTGCAGGGCTGGGCGCCCGGCCGCTACGTGGGGGCCTGCTTCGACAGGCTGCTCCACCCGGACGCCGTACCCGCCCTTTTCCGCACCGTGCCCGTCTTCACACTGCCCTCCCAACTGCCGGACTTCCTGGCGGCCCTGCAGCAGCCCCGCGCCCCGCGTTCCGCGCGGCTCCAAGAGAGAGCGGAGCAAGTGTCCCGGGCCCTTCAGCCAGCCCTGGATAGCTACTTCCATTCCCCGGGGACTCCCGCGCCGGGACGCGGGgtgggagctggggctggggacGGGACTTAA
- the IL17RC gene encoding interleukin-17 receptor C isoform X6 — MPVPWFLLSLALGRSPVVLSLERLVGPQDATHCSPGLSCHLWGSDILCLPGDIMPAPGPVLAPTHLQTELVLRCPKETDCDLCVRVAVHLAVHGHWEEPEDEEKFGGAADPGEEEPRNASLQAQVVLSFQAYPTARCVLLEVQVPAALVQFGQSVGSVVYDCFEAALGSEVRIWSYTQPRYEKELNLTQQLPDCRGLEVRNSIPSCWALPWLNVSADGDNVHLVLNVSEEQHFGLSLYWNQVQGPPKPRWHKNLTGPQIITLNHTDLVPCLCIQVWPLEPDSVRTNICPFREDPRAHRNLWRAARLRLLTLQSWLLDAPCSLPAEAALCWRALGGDPCQPLVPPLSWENVTVDVNSWKKLQLQECLWADSLGPLKDDVLLLETRDPQDNRSLCALEPSGCTSLPSKASTRAARLGEYLLQDLQSGQCLQLWDDDLGALWACPMDKYIHKRWALVWLACLLFAAALSLILLLKKDHAKAAAGGRAALLLYSADDSGFERLVGALASALCQLPLRVAVDLWSRRELSAQGPVAWFHAQRRQTLQEGGVVVLLFSPGAVALCSEWLQDGVSEPGAHGPHDAFRASLSCVLPDFLQGWAPGRYVGACFDRLLHPDAVPALFRTVPVFTLPSQLPDFLAALQQPRAPRSARLQERAEQVSRALQPALDSYFHSPGTPAPGRGVGAGAGDGT; from the exons ATGCCTGTGCCCTGGTTCTTGCTGTCCTTGGCACTGGGCCGAAGCCCAGTGGTCCTTTCTCTGGAGAGGCTTGTGGGGCCTCAGGACGCTACCCACTGCTCTCCG ggCCTCTCCTGCCACCTCTGGG GCAGTGACATACTCTGCCTGCCTGGGGACATCATGCCTGCTCCGGGCCCCGTGCTGGCACCTACGCACCTGCAGACAGAGCTGGTGCTGAGGTGCCCCAAGGAGACCGACTGTGACCTCTGTGTGCGTGTGGCTGTCCACTTGGCCGTGCATG GGCACTGGGAAGAGcctgaagatgaggaaaagtttgGAGGAGCAGCTGACCCAGGGGAGGAAGAGCCTAGGAATG CCTCTCTCCAGGCCCAAGTCGTGCTCTCCTTCCAGGCCTACCCTACTGCCCGCTGCGTCCTGCTGGAGGTGCAAGTGCCTGCTGCCCTTGTGCAGTTTGGTCAGTCTGTG GGCTCTGTGGTATATGACTGCTTCGAGGCTGCCCTAGGGAGTGAGGTACGAATCTGGTCCTATACTCAGCCCAGGTACGAGAAGGAACTCAACCTCACACAGCAGCTGCCTG ACTGCAGGGGGCTCGAAGTCCGGAACAGCATCCCGAGCTGCTGGG ccctgccctggctCAATGTGTCAGCAGATGGTGACAACGTGCATCTGGTTCTGAATGTCTCTGAAGAGCAGCACTTCGGCCTCTCCCTGTACTGGAATCAGGTCCAGGGCCCCCCAAAACCCCGGTGGCACAAAAACCTG ACTGGACCGCAGATCATTACCTTGAACCACACAGACCTGGTTCCCTGCCTCTGTATTCAG GTGTGGCCTCTGGAACCTGACTCTGTTAGGACGAACATCTGCCCCTTCAGGGAGG ACCCCCGCGCACACCGGAACCTCTGGCGAGCCGCCCGACTGCGACTGCTGACCCTGCAGAGCTGGCTGCTGGACGCACCGTGCTCGCTGCCCGCAGAAGCGGCACTGTGCTGGCGGGCTCTGGGTGGGGACCCCTGCCAGCCACTGGTCCCACCGCTTTCCTGGGAGAATGTCACTGTGGAC GTGAACAGCTGGAAGAAGCTGCAGCTGCAGGAGTGCTTGTGGGCTG ACTCCCTGGGGCCTCTCAAAGACGATGTGCTACTGTTGGAGACACGAGACCCCCAGGACAACAGATCCCTCTGTGCCTTGGAACCCAGTGGCTGTACTTCACTACCCAGCAAAGCCTCCACG AGGGCAGCTCGCCTTGGAGAGTACTTACTACAAGACCTGCAGTCAGGCCAGTGTCTGCAG CTATGGGATGATGACTTGGGAGCGCTATGGGCCTGCCCCATGGACAAAT ACATCCACAAGCGCTGGGCCCTCGTGTGGCTGGCCTGCCTACTCTTTGCCGCTGCGCTTTCCCTCATCCTCCTTCTCAAAAAGGATCACGCGAAAG CGGCCGCCGGGGGCCGCGCGGCTCTGCTCCTCTACTCAGCCGATGACTCGGGCTTCGAGCGCCTGGTGGGCGCCCTGGCGTCGGCGCTGTGCCAGCTGCCGCTGCGCGTGGCCGTAGACCTGTGGAGCCGTCGTGAACTGAGTGCGCAGGGGCCCGTGGCTTGGTTCCACGCGCAGCGGCGCCAGACCCTGCAGGAGGGCGGCGTGGTGGTCTTGCTCTTCTCGCCCGGTGCGGTGGCGCTGTGCAGCGAGTGGCTACAGGACGGGGTGTCCGAGCCCGGGGCGCACGGCCCGCACGACGCCTTCCGCGCCTCGCTCAGCTGCGTGCTGCCCGACTTCTTGCAGGGCTGGGCGCCCGGCCGCTACGTGGGGGCCTGCTTCGACAGGCTGCTCCACCCGGACGCCGTACCCGCCCTTTTCCGCACCGTGCCCGTCTTCACACTGCCCTCCCAACTGCCGGACTTCCTGGCGGCCCTGCAGCAGCCCCGCGCCCCGCGTTCCGCGCGGCTCCAAGAGAGAGCGGAGCAAGTGTCCCGGGCCCTTCAGCCAGCCCTGGATAGCTACTTCCATTCCCCGGGGACTCCCGCGCCGGGACGCGGGgtgggagctggggctggggacGGGACTTAA
- the IL17RC gene encoding interleukin-17 receptor C isoform X2 — protein sequence MPVPWFLLSLALGRSPVVLSLERLVGPQDATHCSPGLSCHLWGSDILCLPGDIMPAPGPVLAPTHLQTELVLRCPKETDCDLCVRVAVHLAVHGHWEEPEDEEKFGGAADPGEEEPRNASLQAQVVLSFQAYPTARCVLLEVQVPAALVQFGQSVGSVVYDCFEAALGSEVRIWSYTQPRYEKELNLTQQLPDCRGLEVRNSIPSCWALPWLNVSADGDNVHLVLNVSEEQHFGLSLYWNQVQGPPKPRWHKNLTGPQIITLNHTDLVPCLCIQVWPLEPDSVRTNICPFREDPRAHRNLWRAARLRLLTLQSWLLDAPCSLPAEAALCWRALGGDPCQPLVPPLSWENVTVDKVLEFPLLKGHPNLCVQVNSWKKLQLQECLWADSLGPLKDDVLLLETRDPQDNRSLCALEPSGCTSLPSKASTRAARLGEYLLQDLQSGQCLQLWDDDLGALWACPMDKYIHKRWALVWLACLLFAAALSLILLLKKDHAKAAAGGRAALLLYSADDSGFERLVGALASALCQLPLRVAVDLWSRRELSAQGPVAWFHAQRRQTLQEGGVVVLLFSPGAVALCSEWLQDGVSEPGAHGPHDAFRASLSCVLPDFLQGWAPGRYVGACFDRLLHPDAVPALFRTVPVFTLPSQLPDFLAALQQPRAPRSARLQERAEQVSRALQPALDSYFHSPGTPAPGRGVGAGAGDGT from the exons ATGCCTGTGCCCTGGTTCTTGCTGTCCTTGGCACTGGGCCGAAGCCCAGTGGTCCTTTCTCTGGAGAGGCTTGTGGGGCCTCAGGACGCTACCCACTGCTCTCCG ggCCTCTCCTGCCACCTCTGGG GCAGTGACATACTCTGCCTGCCTGGGGACATCATGCCTGCTCCGGGCCCCGTGCTGGCACCTACGCACCTGCAGACAGAGCTGGTGCTGAGGTGCCCCAAGGAGACCGACTGTGACCTCTGTGTGCGTGTGGCTGTCCACTTGGCCGTGCATG GGCACTGGGAAGAGcctgaagatgaggaaaagtttgGAGGAGCAGCTGACCCAGGGGAGGAAGAGCCTAGGAATG CCTCTCTCCAGGCCCAAGTCGTGCTCTCCTTCCAGGCCTACCCTACTGCCCGCTGCGTCCTGCTGGAGGTGCAAGTGCCTGCTGCCCTTGTGCAGTTTGGTCAGTCTGTG GGCTCTGTGGTATATGACTGCTTCGAGGCTGCCCTAGGGAGTGAGGTACGAATCTGGTCCTATACTCAGCCCAGGTACGAGAAGGAACTCAACCTCACACAGCAGCTGCCTG ACTGCAGGGGGCTCGAAGTCCGGAACAGCATCCCGAGCTGCTGGG ccctgccctggctCAATGTGTCAGCAGATGGTGACAACGTGCATCTGGTTCTGAATGTCTCTGAAGAGCAGCACTTCGGCCTCTCCCTGTACTGGAATCAGGTCCAGGGCCCCCCAAAACCCCGGTGGCACAAAAACCTG ACTGGACCGCAGATCATTACCTTGAACCACACAGACCTGGTTCCCTGCCTCTGTATTCAG GTGTGGCCTCTGGAACCTGACTCTGTTAGGACGAACATCTGCCCCTTCAGGGAGG ACCCCCGCGCACACCGGAACCTCTGGCGAGCCGCCCGACTGCGACTGCTGACCCTGCAGAGCTGGCTGCTGGACGCACCGTGCTCGCTGCCCGCAGAAGCGGCACTGTGCTGGCGGGCTCTGGGTGGGGACCCCTGCCAGCCACTGGTCCCACCGCTTTCCTGGGAGAATGTCACTGTGGAC AAGGTTCTCGAGTTTCCATTGCTGAAAGGCCACCCTAACCTCTGTGTTCAG GTGAACAGCTGGAAGAAGCTGCAGCTGCAGGAGTGCTTGTGGGCTG ACTCCCTGGGGCCTCTCAAAGACGATGTGCTACTGTTGGAGACACGAGACCCCCAGGACAACAGATCCCTCTGTGCCTTGGAACCCAGTGGCTGTACTTCACTACCCAGCAAAGCCTCCACG AGGGCAGCTCGCCTTGGAGAGTACTTACTACAAGACCTGCAGTCAGGCCAGTGTCTGCAG CTATGGGATGATGACTTGGGAGCGCTATGGGCCTGCCCCATGGACAAAT ACATCCACAAGCGCTGGGCCCTCGTGTGGCTGGCCTGCCTACTCTTTGCCGCTGCGCTTTCCCTCATCCTCCTTCTCAAAAAGGATCACGCGAAAG CGGCCGCCGGGGGCCGCGCGGCTCTGCTCCTCTACTCAGCCGATGACTCGGGCTTCGAGCGCCTGGTGGGCGCCCTGGCGTCGGCGCTGTGCCAGCTGCCGCTGCGCGTGGCCGTAGACCTGTGGAGCCGTCGTGAACTGAGTGCGCAGGGGCCCGTGGCTTGGTTCCACGCGCAGCGGCGCCAGACCCTGCAGGAGGGCGGCGTGGTGGTCTTGCTCTTCTCGCCCGGTGCGGTGGCGCTGTGCAGCGAGTGGCTACAGGACGGGGTGTCCGAGCCCGGGGCGCACGGCCCGCACGACGCCTTCCGCGCCTCGCTCAGCTGCGTGCTGCCCGACTTCTTGCAGGGCTGGGCGCCCGGCCGCTACGTGGGGGCCTGCTTCGACAGGCTGCTCCACCCGGACGCCGTACCCGCCCTTTTCCGCACCGTGCCCGTCTTCACACTGCCCTCCCAACTGCCGGACTTCCTGGCGGCCCTGCAGCAGCCCCGCGCCCCGCGTTCCGCGCGGCTCCAAGAGAGAGCGGAGCAAGTGTCCCGGGCCCTTCAGCCAGCCCTGGATAGCTACTTCCATTCCCCGGGGACTCCCGCGCCGGGACGCGGGgtgggagctggggctggggacGGGACTTAA
- the IL17RC gene encoding interleukin-17 receptor C isoform X1 — MPVPWFLLSLALGRSPVVLSLERLVGPQDATHCSPGLSCHLWGSDILCLPGDIMPAPGPVLAPTHLQTELVLRCPKETDCDLCVRVAVHLAVHGHWEEPEDEEKFGGAADPGEEEPRNASLQAQVVLSFQAYPTARCVLLEVQVPAALVQFGQSVGSVVYDCFEAALGSEVRIWSYTQPRYEKELNLTQQLPDCRGLEVRNSIPSCWALPWLNVSADGDNVHLVLNVSEEQHFGLSLYWNQVQGPPKPRWHKNLTGPQIITLNHTDLVPCLCIQVWPLEPDSVRTNICPFREDPRAHRNLWRAARLRLLTLQSWLLDAPCSLPAEAALCWRALGGDPCQPLVPPLSWENVTVDKVLEFPLLKGHPNLCVQVNSWKKLQLQECLWADSLGPLKDDVLLLETRDPQDNRSLCALEPSGCTSLPSKASTRAARLGEYLLQDLQSGQCLQLWDDDLGALWACPMDKYIHKRWALVWLACLLFAAALSLILLLKKDHAKGWLRLLKQDVRSWGGAVTAAGGRAALLLYSADDSGFERLVGALASALCQLPLRVAVDLWSRRELSAQGPVAWFHAQRRQTLQEGGVVVLLFSPGAVALCSEWLQDGVSEPGAHGPHDAFRASLSCVLPDFLQGWAPGRYVGACFDRLLHPDAVPALFRTVPVFTLPSQLPDFLAALQQPRAPRSARLQERAEQVSRALQPALDSYFHSPGTPAPGRGVGAGAGDGT; from the exons ATGCCTGTGCCCTGGTTCTTGCTGTCCTTGGCACTGGGCCGAAGCCCAGTGGTCCTTTCTCTGGAGAGGCTTGTGGGGCCTCAGGACGCTACCCACTGCTCTCCG ggCCTCTCCTGCCACCTCTGGG GCAGTGACATACTCTGCCTGCCTGGGGACATCATGCCTGCTCCGGGCCCCGTGCTGGCACCTACGCACCTGCAGACAGAGCTGGTGCTGAGGTGCCCCAAGGAGACCGACTGTGACCTCTGTGTGCGTGTGGCTGTCCACTTGGCCGTGCATG GGCACTGGGAAGAGcctgaagatgaggaaaagtttgGAGGAGCAGCTGACCCAGGGGAGGAAGAGCCTAGGAATG CCTCTCTCCAGGCCCAAGTCGTGCTCTCCTTCCAGGCCTACCCTACTGCCCGCTGCGTCCTGCTGGAGGTGCAAGTGCCTGCTGCCCTTGTGCAGTTTGGTCAGTCTGTG GGCTCTGTGGTATATGACTGCTTCGAGGCTGCCCTAGGGAGTGAGGTACGAATCTGGTCCTATACTCAGCCCAGGTACGAGAAGGAACTCAACCTCACACAGCAGCTGCCTG ACTGCAGGGGGCTCGAAGTCCGGAACAGCATCCCGAGCTGCTGGG ccctgccctggctCAATGTGTCAGCAGATGGTGACAACGTGCATCTGGTTCTGAATGTCTCTGAAGAGCAGCACTTCGGCCTCTCCCTGTACTGGAATCAGGTCCAGGGCCCCCCAAAACCCCGGTGGCACAAAAACCTG ACTGGACCGCAGATCATTACCTTGAACCACACAGACCTGGTTCCCTGCCTCTGTATTCAG GTGTGGCCTCTGGAACCTGACTCTGTTAGGACGAACATCTGCCCCTTCAGGGAGG ACCCCCGCGCACACCGGAACCTCTGGCGAGCCGCCCGACTGCGACTGCTGACCCTGCAGAGCTGGCTGCTGGACGCACCGTGCTCGCTGCCCGCAGAAGCGGCACTGTGCTGGCGGGCTCTGGGTGGGGACCCCTGCCAGCCACTGGTCCCACCGCTTTCCTGGGAGAATGTCACTGTGGAC AAGGTTCTCGAGTTTCCATTGCTGAAAGGCCACCCTAACCTCTGTGTTCAG GTGAACAGCTGGAAGAAGCTGCAGCTGCAGGAGTGCTTGTGGGCTG ACTCCCTGGGGCCTCTCAAAGACGATGTGCTACTGTTGGAGACACGAGACCCCCAGGACAACAGATCCCTCTGTGCCTTGGAACCCAGTGGCTGTACTTCACTACCCAGCAAAGCCTCCACG AGGGCAGCTCGCCTTGGAGAGTACTTACTACAAGACCTGCAGTCAGGCCAGTGTCTGCAG CTATGGGATGATGACTTGGGAGCGCTATGGGCCTGCCCCATGGACAAAT ACATCCACAAGCGCTGGGCCCTCGTGTGGCTGGCCTGCCTACTCTTTGCCGCTGCGCTTTCCCTCATCCTCCTTCTCAAAAAGGATCACGCGAAAG GGTGGCTGAGGCTCTTGAAACAGGACGTCCGCTCGTGGGGGGGGGCGGTGA CGGCCGCCGGGGGCCGCGCGGCTCTGCTCCTCTACTCAGCCGATGACTCGGGCTTCGAGCGCCTGGTGGGCGCCCTGGCGTCGGCGCTGTGCCAGCTGCCGCTGCGCGTGGCCGTAGACCTGTGGAGCCGTCGTGAACTGAGTGCGCAGGGGCCCGTGGCTTGGTTCCACGCGCAGCGGCGCCAGACCCTGCAGGAGGGCGGCGTGGTGGTCTTGCTCTTCTCGCCCGGTGCGGTGGCGCTGTGCAGCGAGTGGCTACAGGACGGGGTGTCCGAGCCCGGGGCGCACGGCCCGCACGACGCCTTCCGCGCCTCGCTCAGCTGCGTGCTGCCCGACTTCTTGCAGGGCTGGGCGCCCGGCCGCTACGTGGGGGCCTGCTTCGACAGGCTGCTCCACCCGGACGCCGTACCCGCCCTTTTCCGCACCGTGCCCGTCTTCACACTGCCCTCCCAACTGCCGGACTTCCTGGCGGCCCTGCAGCAGCCCCGCGCCCCGCGTTCCGCGCGGCTCCAAGAGAGAGCGGAGCAAGTGTCCCGGGCCCTTCAGCCAGCCCTGGATAGCTACTTCCATTCCCCGGGGACTCCCGCGCCGGGACGCGGGgtgggagctggggctggggacGGGACTTAA